In one window of Burkholderia sp. NRF60-BP8 DNA:
- a CDS encoding GNAT family N-acetyltransferase has protein sequence MVSKSVRKATVDDVPVLTRIRNDAHAKKVAHRDYVWGKEGDGFSEGWVRNHVAKKAVYVVEQDGALVGTFSLDFDDDRHWGPQAPIAGYVHGLCVRQGFNGLGLGSFMLDWCAHEVSRLNRRLLRLDCSAENITLCAYYESLGFVRVGLKADGIVWSLYEKPVSSGRR, from the coding sequence ATGGTGTCGAAAAGCGTCCGCAAGGCGACGGTCGACGATGTTCCGGTGCTGACACGGATCCGGAACGATGCACATGCCAAGAAGGTCGCGCACCGCGACTACGTATGGGGCAAGGAGGGCGACGGATTCTCCGAAGGGTGGGTACGAAACCACGTCGCCAAGAAAGCCGTATACGTCGTCGAACAGGATGGCGCGCTGGTCGGAACGTTCTCGCTCGACTTCGACGATGACAGGCACTGGGGGCCCCAAGCGCCGATTGCAGGCTACGTGCACGGCCTCTGTGTGCGGCAGGGTTTCAACGGCCTCGGGCTCGGCAGCTTCATGCTCGACTGGTGCGCTCATGAGGTGAGCCGCTTGAACCGGCGTTTGCTTCGACTCGACTGCAGCGCTGAAAACATCACGCTCTGCGCTTACTACGAGTCGCTGGGCTTTGTCCGCGTCGGATTGAAAGCGGACGGTATTGTCTGGTCTCTTTACGAAAAACCTGTCAGTTCGGGCCGCCGGTGA
- a CDS encoding SMI1/KNR4 family protein produces the protein MSDHENFPFWLNQPYERCRRVVPGAMQSETVAVEDALTRVTAADVFALENVPPVPLAAIEGYALRASDTVHATHSAPAELDFEFSRRALASPAGSPAARAIGARCAVDVPPYFALPENADTVVPKGNVEITHRGARSFLLLHAPLSAGQHVIAPGSEYRQGSLLLPKGSRITAERRIALIAAGVRDIEVTKRPRIGVVIVGYEQRAPGIARERWQRPDTSGPYIRAVLQRWGYEVHSVEYIEPPDMALSPLEVQQNEYAFRKKLAELAQRYDLIVGAGLPAKPPFRDVGLNAQPVYSRDDATVEIQQTPADRFNFGRSDDRSPPKKTTLTFTRPDGTQSGMTVMTSYDQATLINLPGHTNAVAMLMHAIMPRVLDLLEHAATPGPHWEAGIIDHSVERDARLNAMRWGNLHRGVDGNPVVRLLPAEDDGSIGGVVHADVLVAIPAADYPMAAGSSVLFLRLDRGLASEPPRHVTATSAEGAEQALPAVDTRVAAHAIDDARTIDLRETWQRIDATFAADASRLPGGLNGPASDDDIDALQVALGTTLPDVFIDSLRIHNGQTALGDAFSGSDALLSVHEILAQWRIWKGLVDGGDFDGMTSEPEPGIADDWYNLKWIPFTHDGSGNHLCVDLDPAEGGVAGQVIRVWHDDARRERVAGSFPAWLAGIASARQSS, from the coding sequence ATGAGCGATCACGAGAATTTCCCTTTCTGGCTCAACCAGCCCTATGAACGCTGTCGACGCGTCGTGCCGGGCGCGATGCAATCCGAGACGGTGGCGGTGGAGGATGCGCTGACGCGCGTGACGGCGGCCGACGTTTTCGCGCTGGAGAATGTCCCGCCCGTTCCGCTCGCTGCGATCGAAGGCTATGCATTGCGCGCATCTGATACCGTACACGCGACGCATAGTGCGCCCGCCGAACTCGATTTCGAGTTCAGCCGACGCGCGCTGGCTTCGCCAGCGGGCAGTCCGGCGGCTCGCGCAATCGGCGCGCGGTGTGCGGTCGATGTTCCTCCGTATTTCGCACTGCCGGAAAACGCCGACACCGTCGTCCCGAAAGGCAACGTTGAAATTACGCATCGCGGCGCCCGGTCTTTCCTGCTGTTGCACGCGCCGCTATCCGCCGGGCAACACGTCATCGCTCCCGGCAGCGAATATCGACAAGGCAGTCTGCTCCTGCCCAAGGGCAGCCGGATAACGGCCGAGCGGCGGATCGCGCTGATAGCGGCAGGCGTTCGCGATATCGAGGTTACCAAACGGCCGCGCATCGGCGTGGTGATCGTCGGATATGAACAGCGCGCGCCCGGAATTGCTCGCGAACGCTGGCAGCGGCCCGACACGAGCGGACCGTATATCCGTGCGGTACTGCAGCGCTGGGGATACGAAGTCCACTCGGTCGAATACATCGAGCCTCCGGACATGGCGTTGTCGCCGCTCGAGGTGCAACAGAACGAGTACGCATTCAGGAAGAAGCTCGCCGAGCTCGCGCAACGTTATGACCTGATCGTCGGAGCCGGATTGCCTGCCAAGCCGCCCTTCCGGGATGTCGGACTGAATGCGCAACCGGTGTATTCGCGCGACGACGCGACCGTCGAGATCCAGCAAACACCGGCGGATCGTTTCAACTTCGGACGCAGCGACGATCGCTCGCCGCCGAAGAAAACCACGCTCACGTTCACGCGGCCGGACGGTACGCAGAGCGGGATGACGGTCATGACCAGCTACGATCAGGCCACGCTGATCAACCTGCCGGGCCACACGAATGCGGTCGCTATGCTGATGCACGCGATCATGCCGCGCGTGCTCGATTTGCTCGAGCACGCCGCAACACCGGGGCCCCATTGGGAAGCCGGCATCATTGACCACAGCGTCGAGCGCGATGCTCGACTGAACGCGATGCGATGGGGCAATCTGCACCGCGGCGTCGATGGTAACCCGGTCGTTCGCCTGCTGCCGGCCGAAGATGACGGGTCGATCGGTGGTGTCGTCCATGCCGATGTGCTCGTCGCGATCCCCGCAGCGGACTATCCGATGGCGGCAGGTTCGTCCGTGCTGTTCCTGCGTCTCGATCGCGGCCTTGCCAGCGAGCCGCCGCGCCATGTCACGGCGACATCCGCCGAGGGAGCCGAACAAGCGTTGCCGGCGGTCGACACCCGCGTGGCCGCCCACGCGATCGACGACGCACGCACTATCGACCTTCGCGAAACATGGCAGCGGATCGATGCAACGTTCGCCGCCGATGCGTCACGCTTGCCGGGCGGACTCAACGGACCCGCGTCCGACGATGACATTGATGCATTGCAGGTCGCGCTGGGTACGACGCTGCCCGACGTTTTCATCGACAGTCTGCGCATTCACAATGGCCAGACGGCATTGGGCGATGCGTTTTCCGGAAGCGATGCGCTGCTGAGCGTTCACGAGATCCTCGCGCAATGGCGCATCTGGAAAGGTCTCGTGGACGGCGGCGATTTTGACGGCATGACATCGGAGCCGGAGCCCGGCATCGCCGACGACTGGTACAACCTGAAGTGGATTCCGTTCACCCACGACGGCAGTGGCAATCACCTGTGTGTCGACCTCGATCCCGCTGAAGGCGGCGTCGCCGGTCAAGTGATTCGGGTCTGGCATGATGATGCGCGGCGCGAGCGTGTCGCGGGGAGTTTTCCCGCGTGGCTGGCCGGCATCGCGTCGGCGCGACAATCAAGCTGA
- a CDS encoding VOC family protein, with product MFDHVKFGVSDYAASKAFFLRALEPLGAEIVGEREPSCGIEIGLPSKSSLCLFPTDEKPAQLHIAFVADTRQQVDAFHRAALEAGGKDNGAPGLRPHYHANYYAAFVIGPDGHNIEAVCHRAEG from the coding sequence ATGTTTGACCACGTCAAATTCGGCGTCAGCGACTACGCCGCCAGCAAGGCGTTTTTCCTCAGGGCACTGGAACCGCTGGGTGCCGAAATCGTCGGGGAACGCGAGCCGTCGTGCGGGATCGAGATCGGACTGCCCAGCAAGTCTTCGCTGTGTTTGTTCCCGACCGACGAGAAACCGGCGCAACTCCACATCGCGTTCGTGGCCGACACGCGGCAGCAAGTCGATGCGTTCCATCGCGCGGCGCTGGAGGCCGGCGGGAAAGACAATGGCGCGCCCGGGCTGCGGCCGCATTATCACGCGAACTACTACGCGGCGTTCGTCATCGGTCCGGATGGACACAATATCGAGGCGGTGTGTCATCGGGCGGAGGGGTGA
- a CDS encoding DHCW motif cupin fold protein, translated as MKMDAFAFGTTNWAEIERTEHRGETGVAYWRTRFFGEEPNRIRVRMVEYTPGYLADHWCQKGHVLFCMEGELETTLEDGRKFVLTAGMSYQVGDNAEPHQSYTRTGAKLFIVD; from the coding sequence ATGAAAATGGATGCGTTTGCCTTTGGCACGACCAACTGGGCCGAAATCGAACGAACGGAACATCGAGGAGAAACCGGCGTCGCTTATTGGCGCACGCGGTTCTTTGGTGAAGAGCCGAACCGGATCCGTGTGCGGATGGTGGAATACACGCCCGGCTACCTCGCCGATCACTGGTGCCAAAAAGGGCATGTTCTTTTCTGTATGGAAGGCGAACTGGAAACGACGCTCGAGGACGGGCGGAAGTTCGTTTTGACGGCGGGCATGAGCTACCAGGTTGGCGACAACGCGGAGCCACATCAGTCCTACACCCGGACCGGTGCGAAACTTTTCATTGTCGACTGA